The Paenibacillus macerans genome includes a window with the following:
- a CDS encoding transposase, producing MEANAGTELQPFSSRFNSEQACMEALIAMKWPSGFVCPRCAHTRCSRLTSRHIPLFECGKCKHQTSPLVGTIFEGAKVSLLKWFEALDLFLLEDGISALRLRQVIRVTYKTAWSMLHKIRHAVEEFDARELLSGDVKVNSDQYGRNPSRCQLSYPYSSAVVAGCTVTESGEPEQVKIRLVPHKRGGEKRANCHDLTAFISGHVDVHTSAVQSFPQAFRLYAPLRKVVREAWESLKSTYGALGLKHLQAYLNEYTVRRRLRLSGGRPGAEETMRQKLLQMCVAIPAIPYRKLIERQPNQPLAAAA from the coding sequence ATGGAAGCCAATGCGGGAACGGAACTTCAGCCATTCAGCAGCCGTTTTAACAGCGAGCAGGCCTGCATGGAGGCGCTGATCGCGATGAAGTGGCCAAGCGGCTTCGTCTGCCCGCGCTGCGCTCACACCCGGTGCAGCCGTCTGACCTCCCGGCATATCCCCTTGTTCGAGTGCGGAAAGTGCAAGCATCAAACATCGCCTTTGGTCGGCACGATTTTTGAAGGAGCCAAGGTGTCCTTGCTCAAGTGGTTCGAAGCTCTGGATTTGTTCCTGCTGGAGGACGGCATCTCGGCGTTGCGGCTGCGCCAGGTGATCCGGGTCACCTATAAGACCGCCTGGTCGATGCTGCACAAAATACGCCATGCCGTGGAGGAGTTCGATGCCCGGGAACTGCTCTCCGGAGACGTGAAGGTGAACAGCGATCAGTATGGGCGTAATCCGTCCCGGTGTCAGCTTTCGTATCCGTACTCCTCGGCGGTCGTAGCCGGCTGCACGGTCACGGAGTCGGGCGAGCCGGAGCAGGTCAAAATCCGCCTGGTGCCGCATAAGCGGGGAGGCGAAAAGAGGGCAAACTGTCACGATCTAACCGCGTTTATTAGCGGGCATGTGGATGTCCATACATCGGCGGTGCAGTCGTTCCCTCAGGCCTTTCGGCTGTATGCGCCCTTGCGGAAAGTGGTGAGAGAGGCGTGGGAATCGCTGAAGAGTACGTATGGAGCCTTGGGACTGAAGCATCTGCAGGCGTACCTGAACGAGTACACCGTACGCCGCCGGTTGCGCCTGTCCGGAGGACGGCCCGGAGCGGAAGAAACGATGCGGCAGAAGTTGCTGCAAATGTGTGTGGCGATTCCGGCGATCCCTTACCGTAAGCTGATCGAACGCCAACCGAACCAGCCCCTTGCGGCTGCGGCCTGA